DNA sequence from the Amycolatopsis sp. Hca4 genome:
GCCAGGGCGGGAAGTCGCTGGTGCTGTACGCGATGCCGCTGCTGGCCGGCCTGTCGATCACGCACGCCTTCCTGCCGCCGCACCCCGGCCCGGTGGCCGCCGCCGGGCTGCTGCACGTCGAGCTCGGCTGGATCATCCTGATGGGCCTGGCCTGCGGCATCCCCGCGTTCCTGATCGGCGGCGTGCTGTACTCGACCTGGATCGGCAAGCGCATCACCGTCGACGTCCCCGAGGACATGGTCTTCGCCGAGGAAGAGGGCGAACGCGAGGACAACCCGCCGTCGCTGGGGCTGGTCGCCGCGATCATCGCGGTGCCGCTGGTGCTGATCCTGGCCGGCACGTTCGGCAGCATCTGGCTGCCCAAGGGCTCCGCGCTCGCCGGTGTCGCCGCGTTCATCGGGACGCCGGCGGTCGCGCTGACCGTCGCCGTGCTGCTCGCGTCCTGGCTGCTGGGCCTGCGGCGCGGGTTCACCGGCAAGGACCTCAACGAGCTGGCCGCGAAGTCGCTGCGGCCGGTGGCGATGATCCTGCTGGTCGTCGGCGCGGGCGCGTTCTTCGGCGCGGTGCTCTCGGCCACCGGGATCGGCAAGGCCGTGGCCGACTCGCTGCACGACGCCGGGCTGCCGGTGCTGCTCGCGGCGTACGTGATCAGCTGCGGCATGCGGATCGCGCAGGGTTCGGCGACCGTCGCCATCGTGACCACGAGCGGGATCATCGCGCCGACCGTGGCCCAGCTCGGGTATTCGCAGATCCAGCTGGCGCTGCTGGTGATGGCGATTTCGGCGGGCTCGATCATCGCCTCGCACGTCAACGACGGCGGCTTCTGGATCGTTTCGCGGTACTTCAACCTCACCGTGCCGCAGACGCTGAAGTCCTGGACCGCGCTGGAAACCGTGCTTTCCCTTTCGGGATTCGGGGCTTCGGCATTGCTCATGGCCGTGGTCTAGACCATACTGGAGTCCGTCACCGCCGAAACCCGTTGGGAGACAAAGACGATGACCGGACTTTCCCGTCGCACGTTCCTCGGCGCCGCGGCCGGCGCGGGCGCCGCCACCGTTCTGGGCAGCTCGCTCGCGTCGGCCGCCACCACGCCGAAAGGCTGCTTCGCCGGAGGAACCGTGTACATCGGCAGTTACACCAGCGGGGCGACCGGGCACGGGCTCGACGTCACGAGCCGGTCCGGCGCCGCGCTGAACCCCGTCCGCACGGTGCCCGGCATCAGCGACACGTCGTGGTTCGACCGCAGCGCCGACGGCAAGACGCTGTACGTCACCAACGAGGGCGACCCGGCGGGGTACGTCTCGGCGCTGAACATCGCCGATCCCGCGAACCCGAAGCCGCTCAACAAGGTTTCGTCGAAGGGTGGCGCGCCGACGCACCTGAGCGTGCACTCGAGCGGGAAGTACGTGCTGGCCGCCAACTACAGCTCGGGCAGCGTCGTCGTGCTGCCGATCCTGGCCGGCGGCAAGCTCGGTGCGGCCACCGACCTGGTGACCCACCACGCCGACTCCGGCCAGGCGCACGCCCACCAGGTCGTCAACGACCCCACCGGCCGCTGGGTGCTGGCGGTCGACCTGGGCGCGGACTCGGTGTACGTCTACGGCTT
Encoded proteins:
- a CDS encoding GntP family permease, encoding MIHWLQHTTGGLLTLAAVSIAVLLVLIIKLKLEPFIALIVVGLLTALAAGLPVGTIVGSAQKASDSLLEKGFGSILGHITAIIGLGTILGSILERSGGAKVLTGALLRSFGEKRAPLAMGVAGFVFGIPVFFDIGIFVLAPLVYVAARQGGKSLVLYAMPLLAGLSITHAFLPPHPGPVAAAGLLHVELGWIILMGLACGIPAFLIGGVLYSTWIGKRITVDVPEDMVFAEEEGEREDNPPSLGLVAAIIAVPLVLILAGTFGSIWLPKGSALAGVAAFIGTPAVALTVAVLLASWLLGLRRGFTGKDLNELAAKSLRPVAMILLVVGAGAFFGAVLSATGIGKAVADSLHDAGLPVLLAAYVISCGMRIAQGSATVAIVTTSGIIAPTVAQLGYSQIQLALLVMAISAGSIIASHVNDGGFWIVSRYFNLTVPQTLKSWTALETVLSLSGFGASALLMAVV
- a CDS encoding lactonase family protein; translation: MTGLSRRTFLGAAAGAGAATVLGSSLASAATTPKGCFAGGTVYIGSYTSGATGHGLDVTSRSGAALNPVRTVPGISDTSWFDRSADGKTLYVTNEGDPAGYVSALNIADPANPKPLNKVSSKGGAPTHLSVHSSGKYVLAANYSSGSVVVLPILAGGKLGAATDLVTHHADSGQAHAHQVVNDPTGRWVLAVDLGADSVYVYGFTAGKLSLHQQLKLPAGAGPRHLAFDHSGKFAYILQELRPEVTVASWDAATGTLKALSVVPAVPSGSTGELYPGEIILSRDGKFAYATVRGPNTLATFSVSGATLKLVSTVPTGGNWPRHVALDPSESWFYVSNQRSGTVTWLPRDPATGLPGAPAGSLAVGSVNSVYFAS